The Cytobacillus firmus genome segment TCTTATTCTTGACTGGTCCTTAAAAAATAATAATTTCTCTTCTATAACTATACACCTGTCCCTCCTTTTGAATAATCTATTATGAAGGAGGTGAGCGGTAATGTTAGGGGATTCGAAAGAGAATCAGTCAAGCTGTTCTTCTCGAAGAAAGGTTAAATCATTATTTCCACAAATAGAAATTGTACCTAGAGGTAATCTGGGGGACACTCCAGACGACAACTGCGAGGCTATGTTTGTGTTAAAGTCTGCTATGGAGAATAACCAGCTAATTTTGACCATGAGCGTGTTTTGCGCTCAGGCATACATAATTGTACTGACTTCACTAAAAATACGTTTATTCAAAAATAAACATTTCATCACACTAATATAGAAATTAAGAGAAAAAACCACTCGAATTGGTCTTTTAATCTCTCATTGCACCTGCTTCTCTGGAAGTCATTGCACCTTGCCCCTGGCTTACATCTTTTTGGATTTCTTGTTTTACTTTTTGTGGATCAGTCCCGGCAGGTTTCGTCATAATGTCTTTAGCTTGTTGCTCCTGTTGCATACAGATCCCTCCTCATTTTTTTTACACAAACTTATAATTTACAATAAAACACTCATTTATCAGAGGATATGAGAAAAAAGTGAGGGGAGTATTAAAACCAAGAAGAACACTTTCTGTTTATGTATGAAAATCATGTTTTAATGACTGTTGCAATAAGGGAACAATCTAATAAAGCGATGCTATCATCAGCATTTATAAAATTACCATCTATAGAATGAGAATACGTATACGTTCCAGGAGATGATTACGTTCCTTAACTTCTGGTGCAGGGATTTATGCCATTCCTATTTCGTCATAGTAAATATTCTTCCATTATTCAACTCGCACCAATCTAATCCCTCATATGTTTCCTTTTTTCCATACTTATTAAAAAAGGCTTCCTTGTTATCGAATACTTCCATTAAGCCATTTTCCAGTAACGTGGTCATTCGAAAAGTATTTAAATTAAAAACGCTGGAGACAGCTATTAATTCACCTATATGGACATTGTTAGCAACATTTTTCATAATTTCATCTCCTTTTTTAGAAAAATCTGCTCAGATTTACTGTTACTAATAGAAATAATCCTTTGTATTTAACAACCTATATATTAATCTTAGCTGAACACATGAATGTATGCGCCGACCCTTACTAAATCAATTTAAAATATCTGAGGGATGGAGTGAAGGCAAAAACTCTCGCAGAAAAAGAAGTGACAATCTCCCTTAACCCTGTTAAAGTCAATAATTCCACTGTGGTAACACCTGACATTGCAGCTTCCAATGGTGTAATCCATGTCATTGACCGGGTATTATTGCCGAAATAGTATTGAGAAGAGACTGAAATTCCCTTGGGTTTCAGTCTTTCTTTATGTCTTTTTTATTGTTGGCTGCGTTAAAAAGTTTTTGTGTTTTTCAGGCGGAAATTATAGGCACCTCTGATTTGGAGGTTCCCGATCTTAAAACGTTAAAGCACCCGTTAATAAAGTGAAACTTCAATCAGTGGGGTTTTCCTTATCCCCCACTGAATGTTAGTTGAACCAATCGGGCCTTTACGGGCAGTTTGACCCCCGCTTATCCTCCTTTGATTCCTCTGAGTCTTGAAGCGGGGGTCTTACTGCCCGTTAGACTGCGATAAACTTACCAGTGTACCTGAAGTTTATTGCCATTTGGGTCATAAAAGTGGAAAAAGGCATGACCATTATCTTCTTTTATATCCTCGACCTTAACTTGATGATCAATTAAGTACTGATGAAATTCAGATAAATTTGGACTTGTAAAGCCAATGCTAAATTCTTGTTCATTTTCAATTGTAAAATGTGCAAATGTTTCATCTTCGGTAGGAACTAAGATAAGTAAGAAAGGTCCAACGTTTACTTTTAAAATTGCAAGTTCGTCAGTATTGTTCAGTAACTGGAGCCCTAATACATCTTTATACCATTGTGCAGACAACTCTAAATCTTTTACAGGAATCCTAATATAATGTACTTGTTCAATAAATGATTTGCTCACAGCTTTCTCTCCTTTATTTAATCCGGTTTATCAAATAATTTCCCTTTCTACAAACCTTTTTCCTTCCATTTATTGAATAAACCAGCCCTAACGGAACAAAAACCTCCTATATAAGTAATTAGCTATTCATGAAAGATCCTGCTTGAAAAAACCTGTCACAAAATGTTCGAAATTGAAGAAAAATTTCATTTTTTCACCTCCGTTTTTAATAAAAAGGCTGGATAACGCCTTTAAAGAAGGTTTTTGTGACATAGATCATAAATAAAAGTCTCACGCTAAGTTCGATAATTAAGCCGCATATTATATCTTGCCTTTCCGCTACCGTCAATAGTATGAAAACAGGCTGACTTAGCAAAATCAGGCCTTAGAAAGAAAGGAGCGAGTGTGATGGTGAAAAATGATTTTACAATAATCAGACAACATGCCTATAATGAATCTCGGGGTGAGAAATATGACAGATATTGGCGTATTAACCAGAATTATGGGATCGTCATACAATCAATTTGGCAAAAAAGTACTAGTGACTCAGCTGCGCTATGCGACTTTGGAAGCGATATTTGAAGTGGATGAAGAAGTTCAGAGAAAGCTGGACCCAAAAAGACGGGTGGAG includes the following:
- a CDS encoding fasciclin domain-containing protein, with amino-acid sequence MRDGVKAKTLAEKEVTISLNPVKVNNSTVVTPDIAASNGVIHVIDRVLLPK
- a CDS encoding VOC family protein, which translates into the protein MSKSFIEQVHYIRIPVKDLELSAQWYKDVLGLQLLNNTDELAILKVNVGPFLLILVPTEDETFAHFTIENEQEFSIGFTSPNLSEFHQYLIDHQVKVEDIKEDNGHAFFHFYDPNGNKLQVHW